Proteins from a single region of Limosilactobacillus fermentum:
- a CDS encoding N-acetyldiaminopimelate deacetylase, which produces MLGTEELIQIRRHLHQIPELALQETETHAYLMEVIGKMEQDHLEILEPEDLPTAILVRVNGTAPVRTIGYRTDIDALPVQEETGLPYASTHSGVMHACGHDVHMTVALGVLDYFASHQPKDNLLFFFQPAEESEAGGQRAYELGLFEGKWRPDEFYGLHDNPALKTGVIGCRLGTLFAGTTEVDIDVLGKDGHAAFPQEANDAVVAAAALIMQVQTIISRSINPVEAGVITLGKLEAGTIRNVIAGHARIEGTIRGLTQEMIETIDRRLQDVCEGIAKSFGVTVNLTLNQGGYLPVENDPALTKRFINFMQNNPAVDYVETAPAMTGEDFGYLLSKFPGTMFWLGVEDDAQLHQATLTPNEGAIQKGIDALTSFITYRSQAEED; this is translated from the coding sequence ATGTTAGGCACGGAGGAGTTAATTCAGATTCGCCGCCACTTACACCAGATTCCCGAACTAGCCCTACAGGAAACTGAGACTCACGCCTACCTAATGGAGGTGATCGGGAAGATGGAGCAAGATCACCTGGAAATCTTGGAACCGGAGGACTTACCGACCGCCATTTTGGTCCGGGTGAACGGTACGGCGCCCGTCCGAACGATTGGTTACCGCACCGATATTGACGCCCTACCGGTTCAAGAGGAGACCGGCTTACCCTACGCCTCTACCCACTCCGGGGTGATGCACGCCTGCGGCCACGACGTCCACATGACCGTGGCGCTGGGGGTCTTGGACTACTTTGCCAGCCACCAACCCAAGGATAACCTGCTCTTTTTCTTCCAACCGGCCGAAGAGAGTGAGGCGGGGGGCCAGCGGGCCTATGAGCTGGGGCTATTTGAAGGTAAGTGGCGCCCCGACGAATTTTACGGTCTGCACGATAACCCGGCTTTGAAAACCGGGGTGATTGGCTGCCGGCTGGGGACCCTGTTTGCCGGGACGACCGAAGTTGACATTGACGTCCTAGGTAAGGACGGCCACGCCGCCTTCCCCCAGGAGGCCAACGACGCGGTGGTGGCCGCCGCGGCCCTAATCATGCAGGTGCAAACGATTATCTCTCGTTCGATTAACCCGGTCGAAGCCGGGGTGATCACCCTGGGTAAGTTAGAGGCCGGAACCATCCGCAACGTAATTGCCGGCCACGCCCGGATCGAAGGGACGATCCGCGGGTTGACCCAGGAAATGATCGAAACGATTGACCGACGCCTGCAAGACGTCTGTGAGGGGATTGCCAAGAGTTTTGGCGTCACGGTCAACTTGACCCTGAACCAGGGCGGTTACCTGCCGGTTGAAAACGACCCCGCCCTGACCAAACGTTTCATTAACTTCATGCAAAACAACCCGGCCGTTGACTACGTGGAAACGGCGCCGGCGATGACCGGGGAGGATTTTGGCTACTTGTTGTCCAAGTTTCCCGGGACGATGTTTTGGCTGGGGGTTGAAGACGATGCCCAGCTTCACCAAGCTACTCTGACCCCCAATGAAGGGGCGATTCAAAAGGGAATTGATGCGCTAACCAGCTTTATCACCTACCGCAGCCAAGCAGAGGAGGACTAA
- the dapA gene encoding 4-hydroxy-tetrahydrodipicolinate synthase, producing the protein MTELTNADLLTAIVTPFTDEGTIDYPALDQLTEHLLQAGNNGFVVGGTTGETPTLSHDEKIELYTHFGRLIAGRVPVIAGTGSNNTAETIAFTNEVAQIEGIDYALVVVPPYNKPNQRGMLAHFTAVADAVELPLIIYNIPGRTGVKMETSTVLTLAEHPNIAGIKQCASLEEFQTLVENRPAGFAVYTGEDAQALTTKVLGGDGVISVAAHNYAPQMRAMYDALSAGNYQVAAKLQRWLTPRMAALFMFPSPSPVKAVLAAQGLATDHCRLPICDLTGEEKEQLATALGLPSDALAGQLPTDLGEGLTND; encoded by the coding sequence ATGACAGAACTTACCAACGCCGATCTTTTAACCGCCATCGTTACCCCGTTTACCGACGAGGGGACGATTGACTACCCGGCCCTGGACCAATTAACTGAGCACCTGTTGCAGGCCGGTAACAACGGTTTCGTCGTCGGGGGGACAACCGGGGAGACGCCAACCCTGTCCCACGACGAAAAGATTGAACTCTACACCCACTTCGGTCGGTTGATTGCCGGTCGGGTACCGGTGATTGCCGGGACCGGGTCTAACAACACGGCCGAAACGATCGCCTTCACCAACGAGGTGGCCCAAATCGAGGGGATTGACTACGCTCTAGTGGTGGTGCCACCGTACAACAAGCCCAACCAACGGGGAATGTTAGCCCACTTCACGGCCGTTGCCGACGCGGTCGAATTGCCACTGATCATTTACAACATTCCGGGGCGGACCGGGGTCAAGATGGAAACTTCAACCGTCTTAACCCTGGCTGAACACCCCAACATCGCCGGGATCAAGCAGTGTGCCAGCCTGGAAGAATTCCAGACCCTGGTGGAAAACCGGCCGGCCGGCTTTGCCGTTTACACCGGTGAAGACGCCCAGGCCCTGACCACTAAGGTACTAGGGGGGGACGGGGTTATCTCCGTGGCCGCCCACAACTATGCGCCGCAGATGCGGGCCATGTACGACGCCCTTAGTGCGGGTAACTACCAAGTGGCCGCTAAGCTCCAACGCTGGTTGACCCCGCGGATGGCGGCCCTGTTCATGTTCCCGTCGCCTTCCCCGGTCAAGGCCGTTTTGGCGGCCCAGGGGTTGGCCACCGACCACTGCCGCCTGCCGATTTGCGACCTGACCGGAGAAGAAAAGGAGCAATTGGCAACCGCCCTGGGGTTACCTAGCGACGCCTTGGCGGGTCAATTACCAACCGACTTAGGGGAGGGACTGACCAATGACTAA
- the dapB gene encoding 4-hydroxy-tetrahydrodipicolinate reductase, translated as MTKVLIAGFAGAMGQQAVTLVKSLPGFELSAVVGHHLTDLDPTSYGLENSTTVYADREQVETGAADIWLDFTVPAAVFENVSYALRHGMAPVVGTTGLSDEQVEELQQLAKQNGLGGLIAPNFGMSAVLLMKFAKEAAAYFPEVEIIEMHHEDKKDAPSGTALATAKLISENRPAHETAPDSTESLPGARGGDYQGIKLHAVRLPGYVAHEQVLFGGSGEALTIRQDSFDRSSFMSGVKVGLEKVGTLTELVVGLENVL; from the coding sequence ATGACTAAAGTATTAATTGCCGGTTTTGCTGGGGCGATGGGCCAACAGGCCGTCACATTAGTAAAATCGCTCCCCGGCTTTGAATTGAGCGCCGTGGTTGGGCACCACTTGACCGACCTGGATCCGACAAGCTACGGCCTTGAAAATTCAACGACCGTTTACGCCGACCGCGAGCAGGTTGAAACGGGGGCGGCCGACATCTGGTTGGATTTTACGGTGCCAGCGGCGGTGTTTGAAAACGTCTCGTACGCCCTGCGCCACGGGATGGCCCCGGTGGTGGGGACGACCGGGCTGAGTGACGAACAGGTCGAAGAACTACAGCAACTGGCCAAGCAAAACGGGCTGGGGGGCTTGATTGCACCCAACTTCGGGATGTCGGCGGTCCTCTTGATGAAGTTTGCCAAGGAAGCCGCCGCCTACTTCCCAGAAGTCGAAATCATCGAAATGCACCACGAAGACAAAAAGGATGCCCCGTCCGGGACGGCGCTGGCGACCGCCAAGCTGATTAGCGAAAACCGACCGGCCCACGAAACGGCGCCGGACTCAACCGAAAGCCTGCCGGGGGCCCGTGGCGGCGATTACCAAGGAATTAAGCTCCACGCGGTCCGCTTGCCGGGCTACGTGGCCCACGAACAGGTCTTGTTTGGGGGCAGTGGCGAAGCCTTAACCATTCGCCAAGACTCCTTTGATCGCTCGTCGTTTATGAGCGGGGTCAAGGTGGGTTTGGAAAAGGTCGGCACCCTGACGGAATTGGTCGTCGGTTTAGAAAACGTCTTGTAA
- a CDS encoding aminotransferase class I/II-fold pyridoxal phosphate-dependent enzyme, giving the protein MPEVIQELTGLQNQKLTQVPPSAIRAFDNEISAVDGIIKLTLGEPDFATPEHVKEAAIKSIQDDDSHYAPSAGKPELRQAIAKVLKKTRGVDYDWASEVTVTVGATEALTATTFGLLNPGDKVLVPTPVFSLYFPIISLTGAIPVMVNTADDGFVLTPQRLETVLKEEGSAVKAILLNYPSNPTGRSYGAELIDQLAKVLQEHHLLVIADEIYSDLVYDQEHASLATRLPEQTILISGLSKSHAMTGYRLGYLAGPASLMAPITKMHSFMVTCVNDAAQAAAVEALENGQDDPLEFREAYRHRRDLMVSRMRKMGFEMATPQGAFYVFAKIPAAFGSDDFAFAKRLAKEGRFGLIPGSVFGDGGEGYVRLSYAAADEKIEEAMNRLEAFVQTIN; this is encoded by the coding sequence ATGCCAGAAGTGATTCAAGAACTAACCGGGTTGCAAAATCAAAAGCTCACCCAGGTGCCACCGTCGGCAATTCGGGCCTTTGACAACGAGATTTCCGCCGTCGACGGGATCATCAAGCTAACCCTGGGGGAACCGGACTTTGCCACCCCCGAACACGTCAAGGAGGCTGCCATCAAGAGCATCCAAGACGACGATTCTCACTACGCCCCTTCAGCCGGCAAGCCGGAATTGCGCCAGGCAATTGCCAAGGTGTTAAAAAAGACCCGTGGCGTGGACTACGACTGGGCGAGTGAGGTAACGGTCACCGTGGGGGCAACGGAGGCGTTGACGGCGACGACCTTTGGCCTCTTGAATCCCGGCGATAAGGTTTTGGTCCCGACCCCGGTCTTTTCCCTTTACTTTCCGATCATTTCCTTAACGGGGGCAATCCCGGTGATGGTGAACACGGCCGACGATGGCTTTGTTTTAACCCCACAGCGGCTAGAGACGGTCTTAAAAGAGGAAGGGTCGGCCGTCAAGGCGATCCTCTTAAACTACCCGTCTAACCCAACCGGACGCTCGTACGGGGCGGAATTGATTGACCAGTTGGCCAAGGTCTTACAAGAACACCACCTCTTGGTGATTGCCGATGAGATATACTCTGATTTGGTGTACGACCAGGAACACGCCTCCTTGGCCACCCGGCTGCCGGAACAAACGATTCTGATTTCCGGTTTATCTAAGTCCCACGCCATGACCGGCTACCGGCTTGGTTACCTGGCGGGCCCGGCCAGCTTAATGGCCCCGATCACTAAGATGCACTCGTTTATGGTGACCTGCGTTAACGACGCCGCCCAGGCCGCCGCGGTCGAGGCCCTGGAAAACGGCCAAGACGACCCGCTTGAATTCCGTGAGGCCTACCGGCACCGGCGGGACTTGATGGTGAGCCGGATGCGTAAGATGGGATTTGAAATGGCCACCCCGCAGGGCGCCTTTTACGTTTTTGCTAAGATCCCGGCCGCCTTTGGTAGCGATGACTTTGCCTTTGCTAAGCGCCTAGCCAAGGAAGGGCGGTTCGGCCTAATCCCCGGCTCCGTCTTTGGTGACGGGGGTGAAGGTTACGTTCGCTTATCATACGCCGCTGCTGATGAAAAGATTGAAGAGGCGATGAACCGCCTCGAAGCATTTGTTCAAACGATTAACTAA
- a CDS encoding aspartate-semialdehyde dehydrogenase encodes MSKEYTVAILGATGAVGNRMIQQLEQSSIPVKELHLLASARSAGKTLTFRGQEVEVEETTPDSFEGVDLVLSSAGGSTSKKFLPEAVKRGAVCVDNTSAYRMDPDVPLVVPEVNPEALDNHHGIIANPNCSTIQMVVALEPIRQAFGLKQVIVSTYQAASGAGQSALNEFYQQAQDYLAGKKMTAEILPTKGDKRHYPLAFNLLPQIDVLEDSGYSHEEWKMIHETKKIMVGDMDAAEPKVTATCVRVPVGISHGESVYFEVEDQSATADQIKELLQNAPGVVLQDDLANQVYPQPLTAEGKRDVFVGRVRPDYENKGAFNMWIVADNLLKGAAWNAVQNAECLVERGLI; translated from the coding sequence ATGTCAAAGGAATACACGGTCGCAATTTTAGGAGCCACGGGGGCGGTTGGGAACCGCATGATCCAACAACTAGAACAATCATCGATCCCGGTCAAGGAGCTGCACTTACTCGCTTCGGCCCGGTCGGCGGGGAAGACCCTGACCTTCCGGGGTCAGGAGGTGGAGGTTGAAGAAACCACCCCGGACTCCTTTGAAGGGGTCGACCTGGTGCTTTCTTCTGCCGGGGGGAGCACCTCCAAGAAGTTCTTGCCCGAAGCCGTCAAGCGCGGGGCGGTCTGCGTTGATAACACTTCGGCTTACCGGATGGATCCGGACGTGCCGTTGGTGGTACCGGAAGTCAACCCGGAGGCCTTAGATAACCACCACGGCATCATCGCCAACCCGAACTGCTCAACGATTCAAATGGTGGTGGCTCTGGAGCCGATCCGTCAGGCCTTTGGGCTCAAGCAAGTGATCGTGTCTACCTACCAGGCCGCTTCCGGGGCCGGTCAGTCGGCACTCAATGAATTCTACCAACAAGCGCAAGACTACCTGGCTGGTAAGAAAATGACGGCTGAGATTTTACCGACCAAGGGCGACAAGCGCCACTACCCGTTGGCCTTTAACCTCCTACCGCAAATCGACGTCCTGGAAGACTCCGGCTACTCCCACGAAGAATGGAAGATGATCCACGAAACCAAGAAGATCATGGTCGGGGACATGGACGCGGCTGAGCCAAAGGTGACGGCCACTTGCGTCCGGGTACCGGTGGGGATTTCCCACGGGGAATCGGTCTACTTTGAAGTCGAAGACCAAAGCGCCACGGCTGATCAAATTAAGGAACTGCTGCAAAACGCGCCGGGCGTTGTGCTCCAAGACGACCTTGCTAACCAGGTTTACCCACAGCCACTGACCGCAGAGGGGAAGCGCGACGTCTTCGTTGGCCGGGTCCGTCCCGATTACGAAAACAAGGGCGCCTTTAACATGTGGATCGTGGCCGATAACCTCTTGAAGGGGGCGGCGTGGAACGCGGTCCAAAACGCCGAATGCTTAGTTGAACGGGGCTTAATCTAA
- a CDS encoding TrkH family potassium uptake protein, giving the protein MVEIKNHQLSFPKLLTLGFLIVILVGTGLLMLPLATRGARAPFITALFTSTSATCVTGLSLVDTASFWSPFGQAVIAVLMEVGGLGFMTFTVMASMLIRRRMKMSTRLLAQEALNLDHLSQLKVVGLIIRLSVLIQVVGALLLWCDLGPRYGLLKGLWYSVFHAIAAFCNAGFDLFGNSLANFRQDPYLLTVVALLIIAGSFGFLVWDDLLTFRRHRQMSLHTQLALRTGAVIMVGSVIVYLITERNLHQFAGQMDGFNRFVNTVFMAITPRTAGLTTFSYTQLSAAGLAFTVLLMFIGGTPGSTAGGIKTTTVGLLALQTLATLRGRRDTTLAHRRFAQENVFRALTLVFISLVILSGAIFLLAETQPLPSHDALSLVTFEAVSAFGTTGISVGMASQFNFLGKMILIALMFIGRVGIYTVMFSIFNAQPHRQTYRYPEERVLIG; this is encoded by the coding sequence GTGGTTGAAATCAAAAATCATCAGTTATCCTTTCCCAAGTTGTTAACGCTGGGCTTTTTAATTGTGATCTTGGTGGGGACGGGGCTGTTGATGTTGCCCTTGGCCACCCGGGGAGCGCGGGCTCCATTTATTACGGCCCTGTTCACGTCGACGAGCGCCACTTGCGTTACCGGCCTCTCCTTGGTTGACACCGCTAGCTTTTGGTCGCCCTTTGGTCAAGCGGTGATTGCCGTCCTAATGGAAGTCGGGGGGCTGGGCTTTATGACCTTTACCGTCATGGCGTCGATGCTGATTCGGCGCCGGATGAAGATGTCAACGCGCCTGTTGGCCCAAGAAGCCCTCAACTTAGACCACCTTTCGCAATTGAAGGTGGTAGGGTTGATCATCCGCTTGTCGGTATTGATTCAAGTGGTCGGCGCCCTGCTCTTGTGGTGTGACTTAGGGCCCCGCTACGGATTATTGAAGGGGCTTTGGTACAGCGTTTTTCACGCCATCGCCGCCTTTTGTAACGCCGGGTTCGACCTCTTTGGTAACTCGCTAGCCAACTTCCGCCAGGATCCCTACTTGCTAACGGTGGTCGCCCTGTTAATTATCGCCGGCTCGTTTGGCTTCTTGGTCTGGGATGACCTGTTGACCTTCCGGCGCCACCGCCAAATGTCTTTGCACACCCAGTTGGCCCTGCGCACCGGGGCGGTCATCATGGTGGGGTCCGTGATCGTCTACTTAATTACGGAACGCAACCTCCACCAGTTCGCCGGCCAAATGGATGGCTTTAACCGCTTTGTCAACACGGTGTTCATGGCGATCACCCCGCGGACGGCCGGGTTAACGACCTTTTCGTACACCCAACTGTCGGCAGCCGGCTTGGCCTTCACCGTTTTGCTGATGTTTATCGGGGGGACGCCAGGTTCGACGGCCGGCGGGATCAAGACCACCACGGTGGGGCTCTTGGCCCTCCAGACACTCGCGACCCTGCGTGGGCGCCGCGACACCACCTTAGCCCACCGCCGTTTTGCTCAGGAAAACGTCTTCCGGGCCCTGACCCTGGTCTTTATCTCCTTAGTGATCCTATCCGGGGCAATTTTCCTGCTGGCCGAAACCCAGCCCTTGCCGAGCCACGATGCTCTGTCTTTAGTCACCTTTGAGGCGGTGTCGGCCTTTGGGACGACCGGGATCTCGGTGGGAATGGCGAGCCAGTTTAACTTTTTAGGCAAAATGATTTTGATCGCCCTGATGTTCATCGGGCGGGTGGGAATTTACACGGTGATGTTCTCGATCTTTAACGCCCAGCCCCACCGTCAAACGTATCGGTACCCAGAGGAGCGTGTTCTAATTGGATAA
- a CDS encoding potassium channel family protein translates to MDKTESFAVIGIGQFGSALCEALVEAGQEVLAIDSNEEVINDLAGSVMRAVIADAQDEEALKDLSIGTFDHVYVSIGKDIEASIMATLIAKDLGAKDVICRAENRNHARVLQRVGADLVVRPEHDLAKRLIFAKLNPSLIDYVHISDDTTIAEVTVVNPRFFNKTLSELDFRNRYQVNVIAIVTKDDQANTLPAGEDRVEKGNRITVLGKTENIQHLNEIIGEG, encoded by the coding sequence TTGGATAAAACAGAAAGCTTTGCCGTGATCGGCATTGGCCAGTTTGGCTCGGCGCTGTGCGAGGCCCTGGTCGAAGCGGGGCAAGAAGTCCTAGCCATTGATTCTAACGAAGAAGTAATCAATGACTTAGCCGGCTCGGTAATGCGGGCGGTGATTGCCGACGCCCAAGACGAAGAGGCCTTAAAGGACCTTTCAATCGGCACCTTTGACCACGTGTACGTTTCGATTGGCAAGGACATTGAAGCCTCGATCATGGCGACCCTAATCGCTAAGGACCTGGGGGCAAAAGACGTTATCTGCCGGGCGGAGAACCGTAACCACGCCCGGGTTTTACAGCGGGTCGGCGCCGACCTGGTCGTTCGTCCCGAGCACGATTTGGCCAAGCGCTTGATCTTTGCTAAGCTCAACCCGTCCCTGATCGATTACGTTCACATCAGCGACGACACAACGATTGCCGAGGTAACCGTTGTCAACCCCCGCTTCTTTAACAAGACACTCAGCGAGCTGGACTTTCGGAATCGTTACCAAGTCAACGTGATCGCCATCGTCACTAAAGACGACCAGGCCAACACACTGCCGGCTGGTGAAGACCGGGTTGAAAAGGGCAACCGGATTACCGTCCTGGGTAAAACGGAAAACATACAACATTTAAACGAAATTATTGGTGAAGGGTAG
- a CDS encoding tRNA (adenine(22)-N(1))-methyltransferase, with amino-acid sequence MDAQNLSKRLAAVAAQVPKGSRLADIGSDHAYLPAHLLMAQQIDFAVAGEVVEGPFENMLKEVEHRGLADHLLPRLANGLDAIRKEDRIDTITIAGMGGTLITKILDAGQEKLEGVKRLILQPNVGEEGLRLWLAKHHFEIIHEEILEEDDHVYEIIVATPTPNPVAYNQREALFGPLLIQAGGPVFVKKWQKELARDQYAIEQMRGAKEVPADRLAAYEARVALIKGVLEDD; translated from the coding sequence ATGGATGCACAGAACTTATCAAAGCGCTTAGCCGCCGTGGCAGCACAAGTTCCCAAGGGGAGCCGTCTGGCCGACATTGGGTCCGATCACGCGTACTTGCCAGCCCATTTGTTGATGGCTCAGCAAATCGATTTTGCCGTCGCCGGGGAAGTAGTCGAAGGACCCTTTGAAAACATGCTAAAAGAAGTGGAGCACCGCGGCCTAGCTGACCACTTGCTTCCCCGCCTCGCCAACGGCCTGGACGCAATTCGAAAAGAAGACCGGATTGACACGATTACGATTGCCGGGATGGGGGGGACTTTGATCACCAAGATCTTGGACGCCGGCCAGGAGAAGTTGGAAGGGGTCAAGCGCTTGATCCTCCAGCCAAACGTTGGCGAAGAGGGGTTGCGCCTTTGGTTGGCTAAGCACCACTTTGAAATTATCCACGAAGAGATCCTAGAAGAAGATGACCACGTTTACGAAATCATCGTGGCCACCCCGACGCCTAACCCGGTGGCCTACAACCAACGCGAGGCCCTGTTTGGTCCCCTGTTAATTCAAGCGGGGGGGCCGGTCTTCGTTAAAAAGTGGCAAAAGGAACTAGCCCGGGATCAGTACGCCATCGAGCAAATGCGCGGGGCCAAGGAGGTTCCGGCCGACCGTTTGGCCGCTTACGAAGCCCGGGTGGCGCTAATAAAGGGGGTTTTAGAAGATGACTAA
- a CDS encoding Nif3-like dinuclear metal center hexameric protein, translated as MTKGTEIIARFERFASPQLAESWDHSGLQIGNPDQPVHKVMTTLDVRPAVVDEAIDQGVDFIFAHHPVMFKPAKDLDTRNPQNAMYAKLLAHQITVYAAHTNLDTVNGGMNDWLADQLGLNNTTPLVEAGYDPITGQPVGMGRIGDLKESLSVSDFAKHCLTSFGVTGLRVVTPTPAPASIKRVAILGGSGSEFYLNAQQKGAQAYVTGDVSYHTAHDAQASGVVLVDPGHHIEAVAIDQLANLLQNWQQEHQWSITLYRSRVNTEPFQFVTK; from the coding sequence ATGACTAAGGGAACCGAAATCATTGCCCGCTTTGAGCGCTTTGCCAGCCCACAACTGGCCGAAAGTTGGGATCATAGTGGCCTGCAAATTGGTAACCCTGATCAACCGGTGCACAAAGTGATGACCACCCTCGACGTTCGGCCGGCAGTCGTCGACGAAGCAATTGACCAGGGGGTGGACTTCATCTTTGCCCACCACCCGGTCATGTTTAAGCCGGCCAAGGACTTAGATACCCGGAACCCACAAAACGCCATGTACGCTAAGCTCTTAGCCCATCAAATTACGGTTTACGCCGCCCACACCAACCTCGATACCGTCAACGGGGGCATGAATGACTGGCTCGCCGATCAGTTGGGGTTAAATAACACGACCCCCCTGGTGGAGGCCGGCTACGACCCCATTACCGGTCAACCAGTTGGGATGGGCCGGATCGGTGACCTTAAGGAGTCGCTTAGCGTCAGTGACTTTGCTAAGCACTGCCTAACCAGTTTTGGGGTGACCGGCTTACGGGTGGTTACGCCGACACCGGCCCCCGCGTCGATCAAACGGGTGGCAATTTTGGGGGGCTCGGGGAGTGAGTTTTACTTAAACGCCCAGCAAAAGGGCGCCCAAGCTTACGTGACCGGGGACGTTTCCTACCACACCGCCCACGATGCCCAGGCAAGCGGGGTGGTGTTAGTTGACCCCGGCCACCACATTGAAGCGGTCGCCATTGACCAATTGGCTAACTTGTTGCAAAATTGGCAACAAGAGCACCAGTGGTCAATCACGCTTTACCGCTCCCGAGTCAACACCGAGCCGTTTCAGTTTGTCACAAAGTAG
- the pepT gene encoding peptidase T gives MTDSKYPGLLERFIKYAKVETRSDDQSKTVPSSPKETAFLKQLAAELTELGLENVRIHPQNSYLLATIPANIDRPVPVMGLLAHVDTADFNAENVNPQVVEDYDGQSDIPLGDSGYKLTIDEFPSLKKYAGQTLVTTDGTTLLGADDKAGVAEIITLAAYLKEHPEIKHGQIQIGLGPDEEIGTGADHFDVKDFGADFAYTIDGGPLGELEDETFNAAQAEIDIQGKDVHTGTAKDTMVNAIQVGIDLQNQLPVHDRPEKTADREGFYHLYKFDGTVDHARLVYLIRDHDKKLFEARKEALRAIVRDLNANLGEDRISLNLYDQYYNLKDALKGHEDVVELAKKAMEDLGIKPDIYPVRGGTDGSTISYLGLPTPNLFAGGENMHSRFEYVSVQTMEKAVDVLLKMIALNAEE, from the coding sequence ATGACAGATTCAAAGTACCCAGGATTATTGGAACGTTTCATTAAGTACGCCAAGGTGGAAACCCGCTCAGACGACCAATCGAAAACGGTACCGTCTAGCCCTAAGGAAACGGCCTTTTTAAAGCAGCTAGCAGCCGAGCTGACGGAATTGGGGCTTGAAAACGTGCGGATTCACCCCCAAAACTCCTACCTGTTAGCCACCATCCCCGCCAACATCGACCGACCGGTGCCGGTGATGGGGCTCCTCGCCCACGTTGATACGGCGGACTTTAACGCCGAAAACGTTAACCCCCAGGTGGTGGAAGACTACGACGGCCAGAGTGACATTCCCCTGGGTGATTCGGGTTACAAGTTGACGATTGACGAATTTCCCTCCCTCAAGAAGTACGCCGGTCAAACCCTGGTGACCACCGACGGGACGACCCTGCTCGGGGCCGACGACAAGGCCGGGGTGGCCGAAATCATTACCCTGGCGGCCTACCTAAAGGAACACCCGGAAATTAAGCACGGTCAGATCCAAATCGGCTTGGGCCCGGACGAAGAAATCGGGACCGGGGCCGATCACTTCGACGTTAAAGACTTTGGTGCCGACTTTGCCTACACGATTGACGGCGGCCCGCTGGGGGAACTAGAGGACGAAACCTTCAACGCCGCTCAAGCCGAGATCGACATCCAGGGTAAGGACGTTCACACCGGCACGGCCAAGGACACGATGGTCAACGCCATTCAGGTGGGGATCGACTTACAAAACCAACTGCCGGTGCACGACCGGCCGGAAAAGACGGCCGACCGGGAGGGCTTTTACCACCTTTACAAGTTCGATGGCACGGTTGACCACGCCCGCTTAGTCTACCTGATTCGCGACCACGACAAGAAGCTCTTTGAGGCGCGCAAGGAGGCCTTACGGGCGATCGTGCGCGACCTAAACGCTAACCTTGGTGAGGACCGGATCAGCCTTAACTTGTACGATCAGTACTATAACTTAAAGGACGCCTTGAAGGGTCACGAAGACGTGGTTGAACTGGCCAAAAAGGCGATGGAAGACCTGGGCATCAAGCCCGACATTTACCCGGTGCGGGGCGGGACGGACGGCTCCACGATTTCTTACCTGGGCCTACCAACGCCAAACCTCTTTGCCGGGGGTGAAAACATGCACAGCCGCTTCGAATACGTTTCCGTCCAAACGATGGAAAAAGCGGTGGACGTCTTGTTGAAAATGATCGCCTTAAACGCCGAAGAATAA
- a CDS encoding YjzD family protein produces the protein MQNVMAVFWGVIFGLVIGYIAGQLESATTNFTTAAILGGVVALIFVNVMSWMTSHADPSRHTN, from the coding sequence ATGCAAAATGTAATGGCCGTCTTTTGGGGCGTCATCTTCGGGCTGGTGATTGGTTACATCGCTGGTCAACTTGAATCGGCGACCACTAACTTCACCACCGCAGCGATCCTTGGTGGGGTGGTAGCCTTGATCTTCGTTAACGTGATGTCTTGGATGACTAGTCACGCTGACCCGTCACGCCACACTAACTAG